GGCTCGCCGGAGGCGATGCCGATGCCGCGGCGCTGGCCGATGGTGTAGCGCAGGATGCCTTCGTGGCGGCCGAGCACGCGGCCATCGATATGGACGATGTCGCCTGGGTTGGCGGCCGCGGGCTTCAGCTTGGCGATGATGTCGGAATATCTGCCCTGCGGGACGAAGCAGATGTCCTGGCTGTCCTGCTTGGCGGCGACGGTCAGCCCCATCTCCTCGGCAATGGCGCGGACCTGCGGCTTGGACAGGCCGCCGAGGGGAAATCGCAGATAATCGATCTGCGCCTGCGTGGTGGCGAACAGGAAATAGCTCTGGTCGCGGTCGGCGTCGACCGGCCGGTAGAGGGCGCGATGCGCGCCGTTGGCGCGCGAGCGGATGTAGTGGCCGGTGGCCAAGGCGTCGGCGCCGAGATCCTGCGCGGTGGCCAGAAGGTCGGCGAACTTCACCGTCTGATTGCACGATACGCAAGGGATCGGCGTCTCGCCGGCGACGTAGCTCTCGGCAAAGGGATCGATGACCGCCTTGCGGAAACGCTCCTCATAGTCGAGCACATAATGCGGAATGCCGAGCGTTTCGGAAACGCGGCGGGCGTCGTCTATGTCCTGGCCGGCGCAGCACGAACCGGCGCGATGGGTGGCGGCGCCGTGATCGTAGAGCTGCAGCGTCACGCCGACGACGTCATAGCCTTCACGCTTCAGGATGCCCGCGACCACGGACGAATCGACACCGCCCGACATCGCGACGACGACGCGGGTTTCTTCTGGGCGGCGAGGGAGGTTGAGGCTGTTCATGGTGCTTTCACTGTGCGGCGCTCAATGCCAATGGCCGGAATATAGGTCAAGCGCCCCGCCTGCGCCAGCTTGCGGCCCAGGACGAAATTACCGGCAATTTCAGGGCCTGGAGGCCGGTGTTTCAAATTCTAAACGATATCCTAACCGGGCGTTCACGATCCTTACCTAGTGATTAGGGTTCGCTTAGGCAATTTTTAAAGCTGTGGCGGTACTGTGGCGGGGATTGGGTCTTTGAGTTTTTAGTAGAGAGTACGATGACCGATCTGGTTAGACCTAGAGTCAAGTATGTTATTGGGCCCGACGGCAGCCCTCTTACCATCGCCGATCTGCCGCCGACGAACACGCGGCGCTGGGTTATCCGGCGCAAGGCGGAAGTTGTCGCAGCGGTGCGCGGCGGCCTGCTCAGCCTTGAGGAAGCCTGCCAGCGCTACAAGCTCACCACCGAAGAATTTCTATCCTGGCAGGCATCGATCGACGAATACGGCCTTGCCGGGCTGCGCACCACGCGGATCCAGCAATACCGGCACTAGGCTGGACAGACATTAACGAAAAGGGCGCGACGTTCCGCGCCCTTTTCGCTTTTGTAAAACCTCAGACCGTCAGCACGACCTTGCCAATTGGTCGGGTGGTCAAAAATGCATGGGCTGCTCCCGCCTGGTCGAGCGGGAAGGTCTTCGCCACATGTGGCGAGAGCTTGCCTGCATCCACCAGCTTGGCAAGCTCGACCAGACCATCGCGGTCGGGCACCACGGACATGCGCTCGACGTGGATACCGCGCGCGCTGGCCTTCGCCCTGGTGGCATCGTGAACGTTGAGCAGCGAAACCAGAACGCCGCCGTCACGCAGGACTGCCAGCGACTGGTCGGCATGGTCGCCGCCGATCGGATCCAGAACCAGATCGACATTGCCGACTTTCCCCGTGAAATCGTCCTTGGCGTAGTCGATCACCTCGTCGGCGCCGAGCGCGCGGACGAAATCCGTTTTGCCTGGACTGGCCGTGGCAATGACGTAGGCGCCAAGCGCCTTGGCGATCTGCACCGCCAGGTGGCCGACGCCGCCGGCACCGGCATGGATCAGCGCGCGTTGGCCCGCCTGCAGGCGGCCGTGGCGGACGAGGCCCTGCCAGGCCGTCAGGCCGGCGAGCGGCAAGGCCGCGGCATGCGCGTGGTCGATGGCCGCGGGCTTCGCGGCTATCTCGTCCACCGGCGCCGCGGCAAGCTCGGCATAGGCTCCAGCCTGCTTGGGAAAGCGCGGCATGCCGAATACCGCGTCGCCGACCTTGAAGGCGGTCACGCCGGCGCCGAGCGCGGCGACGATTCCTGAAATATCCCAGCCGAGAATGAAGGGCGGCTCGCCGAGCAGTGGGTGGGAACCGCCGCGCACGGCGCCGTCGACTGGGTTGATGCCCGCCGCCTTGACGCGCACGAGCACCTCGCCGGGCTTGGGCGCGGGGTCAGGCTGCTCGGCGACGAAAAGGACCTCGGGTCCGCCGACGGAAGTCTGGACAACGGCACGCATGAACGCCTCCTGTTCAAGTGGATGTGCCGCTATCTTTTGGATAGTAATAGCTGATTGTCGAGTATGCACCTTTTTGATATATAGGCACCCTATGGATAGTGAAGATGTTTCACCGCTCGGTTACGACGCGTTCCGGCGCACCTGCCCGTCGCACACCGTGCTCGAGATGCTGGCCAGCAAATGGGTTTATCTTACCGTCTGCGCGCTGCGGCGCGGCCGGTTGCGCAATGGCGAGCTGGCGCGCAAGATGGAAGGCATCACGCCCAAGATGCTGACCCAGACGCTGCGTGTGCTGGAGCGCGACGGTCTTGTGCGGCGCGAGATGTTTCCCGTCATTCCGCCGCGCGTGGAGTATGAACTCACGGAGCTTGGCCAGAACCTGGCGGGGCTGCTCAGCCAGATACGCTCATGGGCCGAAGAGCATGCGCCGGAAATCAAGGAAGCCCGAGCCCGGGCATCGGCTGATCATGACGAGATGGCCGTGTCCTGAAGCAGGCGACGAGGCTGATTCGACCGGCTGGCGGTGCTGAAGCTGCCGGCGGAATGCCTCCGGCTCGATATGTCTGCCGCAATGACTGCAATATGCCGGCAATCAGCCGATCATGGCGCTGCGGCCGCCTATTTCGGCGTCGCGGATCTTGGTGTCGCGCGATTCCAGCATCTCCGCCTTGGAAAGCTCCGCTTCAGCTTCGCCGAGTAATGATTCGGCAGTGCTTCGCTGCTGGGCGAGGTCGCTTTGCGAATTTCTAAGGTTGTCGCGGCGAAGGCGGGCCGCTTTGGCGAAGGTCGGATAGGCGAAATGGTTGATGTCGGTGATGCCGGCTTTTTTCTCTTCGGCGATGATCTGCGCTTCCAGCTCAACGGCCATGCGTTCGAACTCGGCGATCATCATGTCCAGCTGCAAGAGCTGCCGCCGCTTCTCATTCACCTGAAATTGCTTCAGCCGAACGAGGTTTTCACGTGACTTCATGATTCGATACTCCGCAAACGCACACCTGCAATACCGTCCAGTCCGCCCGGAACGACCCAAGCGCCGCCCGTTTCCCCCGGCTTTCCCTGGGCTATAGGAAACAAAGCCCTAAAGATTTTCGCCGGCGGTAACCATTCGTTTACGGGCATTGTTAATCATACGGGCGAGGACTTAAGGCCGGGTAAAAATTTCCGGCTCTCGGCGGAAGCCCAGGCCAGCGAGTCTCTGGAGTCACTTAGGCTGACTTTTTGATGTGGTGCATTAGCGGTTTGCGTATGTGATTCGTTATTAGATTCAAGTGGGTGTAGAAAGGGGTTAAAAAATCTGGTATCGTGTATGACACGAAATTAGGATTTGTTAACCAGTCGGTGGCACCTTCTGTTCAGGCAATCACTGCTCCGGGTCCCGGACGGGTCGTGACACGGCCCGGCAGCAGAAAAGGGGAATGAAATGCGTGTTCTGCTGATTGAAGATGACAGTGCAACCGCACAGAGCATCGAATTGATGCTGAAATCGGAGAGCTTCAACGTCTATACGACCGATCTCGGCGAAGAAGGTGTCGACCTCGGCAAGCTCTACGATTACGACATCATCCTTCTGGATCTCAATCTCCCCGACATGTCGGGTTATGAAGTCCTGCGCACGCTGCGCCTCTCCAAGGTCAAGACGCCGATCCTGATCCTGTCCGGCATGGCCGGTATCGAGGACAAAGTGCGCGGCCTCGGCTTCGGCGCCGACGATTATATGACCAAGCCGTTCCACAAGGACGAACTGGTGGCGCGCATCCACGCCATCGTGCGCCGCTCCAAGGGCCACGCCCAGTCGGTCATCACCACGGGCGACCTGGTGGTCAATCTCGACGCCAAGACCGTCGAGGTCGGCGGTCAGCGCGTGCACCTGACCGGCAAGGAATATCAGATGCTGGAGCTGCTCTCGCTGCGCAAGGGCACCACGCTCACCAAGGAAATGTTCCTCAACCATCTCTATGGCGGCATGGACGAGCCGGAGCTGAAGATCATCGACGTCTTCATCTGCAAGCTGCGCAAGAAGCTCGACGCGGCATCCGGTGGCCAGAACTACATCGAGACGGTGTGGGGCCGCGGCTATGTGCTGCGCGAACCGGAAGATATCCGCGTCAGCGCGTAAGCGATCCAAACGGTTTCAAGCAAAAACCCGGCTCAGGCCGGGTTTTTTGTTGGACCGCTCCCTGCGAATTAGGCGGCGATCTTGAGGAAACGGAAGCTTTCGAGCAACTGCGCGCGGTTGAAGGGCTTCAGCAGATAGCCCTGTGCGCCGGCGCGCTTGGCGCGCATGATCGCGGCCACATCGACCTCGACCAGCGAGACCAGGATCTGGGGCTTGATGGGAGCTTCCATAGCGCGGATGCGGCGAATAAGGTCCACCGCCTGGACGTCGGCCAGCCCGCCGTCGATGACGATGACGTCCGGCATGCCGTCGGCGCAGATTTCGGTAGCCTCGACCCCGGTCGACGCCTCGACGACAATGATGTCCGAGCCGCCAAGAATACGTTTAGCGACCTTCCTGATGACGCTCGAATCATCGACGAAAAGGCAACGCTTCATGTCCGGATCCTCTTTGCCATCTGCCGAACCGGCAGCCTCCGGGTAACCGGCGATGATCATAGGCCAATCTGGTAAAGAAGCTGAAAAGCCGTTAGGTAAAGTTTTTCCAAACAGGGCATCGCGCGGTTTTTGGTCACGACGCTGTTACATGGATCACGGCCGGCATTGCTCGATCTGCACAGCCGCCGCAAATATTAGCAATAAGAGATACTTCTATTTTCTTAGGCGGCCGTCAGCACGATCTCTTCGGGAGTCGCGTGGATCGAGATCGTCATGTTGGCCTCGCGCGCCAGGAGCAGCGTGTAGTAAGGCTGGACCGAATGGGCGTCGATCGGCTCCTCCGGCTTATGCCCGGAATGCAGTTCGAGGAATTTCGGCGGCACGCGCAGCATCGGTCCACTGGCCGACAGCGAAAAGCGCGGTTCGGTTTCGAGGTTTTCCAGCGTGATCACCAGCTTGCCGCCGCGCGGGATCGCCGCATGGGCGACAAGAATGAGGTTGAGCAGCAGCTTGACCTTGTTCTTGGGCAGCAGCGCGCGCGAGCCGTTCCATACAAGTTCCGGTTTTTCGTTCTTCAAGAAGGCGATGGCCACGGCTTCGGCATCACCGGTGTCGATCATCATCCCGGCGGAACCCGCGGCGCCGAAGGCTATGCGGGCAAACTGCAGCCGCGCCGAGGCGTTTTTGGCGCTCTGGCGAATGAGCTTCATGGCGTCTTCGTCGGCGCCGCCTTCGTCGAGCAGTTCCAGGCCGTTGTTGATTGCGCCGACCGGCGAAATGATGTCGTGGCAGACGCGGCTGCAAAGCAGCGCTGCGAGATCGGGCGCGGAAAGAGTGAAGAGCTCGGCCATCGGTGAAATCCCTGCTTAAGTCACTTGTTCACGGCTGAGCGACCGTTTTCGCGCCCGCCCACACGAATCACGTGCCTCCCCAAGGCTTTCTGAATACACAGCGCCTGAGCGCGCAGCAACAAATCCAAATTGCCGAGCCTGAAAATGGTGCGTTCACGGGGGGAAAACCGGTGGTCGGGGCTAAAGCCCAGCCTTCGAACCGCCATCTTCGTGTGGGAGCTTAATGGTTGAAAAAGGATTACGGCATAGTTTGCCCGTGATAGCCACCCTGAACGGCCGCCAAGAGCCGCAAGGGTGCGAGGCGTCGGCGAAAGTGCTCCCTGACGGAGA
This region of Mesorhizobium sp. M2A.F.Ca.ET.046.03.2.1 genomic DNA includes:
- the mnmA gene encoding tRNA 2-thiouridine(34) synthase MnmA, with the translated sequence MNSLNLPRRPEETRVVVAMSGGVDSSVVAGILKREGYDVVGVTLQLYDHGAATHRAGSCCAGQDIDDARRVSETLGIPHYVLDYEERFRKAVIDPFAESYVAGETPIPCVSCNQTVKFADLLATAQDLGADALATGHYIRSRANGAHRALYRPVDADRDQSYFLFATTQAQIDYLRFPLGGLSKPQVRAIAEEMGLTVAAKQDSQDICFVPQGRYSDIIAKLKPAAANPGDIVHIDGRVLGRHEGILRYTIGQRRGIGIASGEPLYVVHLDADRARVIVGPREALETHKIYLRAMNWLGDGPLSDVPAGGIELFAKVRSTRPPRPAVLHHRNGVTSVELADGESGIAPGQACVLYSDDGNEARVFGGGFIERSERGAEAEAMLSRLAARPAQIPAE
- a CDS encoding DUF1153 domain-containing protein, producing the protein MTDLVRPRVKYVIGPDGSPLTIADLPPTNTRRWVIRRKAEVVAAVRGGLLSLEEACQRYKLTTEEFLSWQASIDEYGLAGLRTTRIQQYRH
- a CDS encoding NADP-dependent oxidoreductase, producing MRAVVQTSVGGPEVLFVAEQPDPAPKPGEVLVRVKAAGINPVDGAVRGGSHPLLGEPPFILGWDISGIVAALGAGVTAFKVGDAVFGMPRFPKQAGAYAELAAAPVDEIAAKPAAIDHAHAAALPLAGLTAWQGLVRHGRLQAGQRALIHAGAGGVGHLAVQIAKALGAYVIATASPGKTDFVRALGADEVIDYAKDDFTGKVGNVDLVLDPIGGDHADQSLAVLRDGGVLVSLLNVHDATRAKASARGIHVERMSVVPDRDGLVELAKLVDAGKLSPHVAKTFPLDQAGAAHAFLTTRPIGKVVLTV
- a CDS encoding helix-turn-helix domain-containing protein, which gives rise to MDSEDVSPLGYDAFRRTCPSHTVLEMLASKWVYLTVCALRRGRLRNGELARKMEGITPKMLTQTLRVLERDGLVRREMFPVIPPRVEYELTELGQNLAGLLSQIRSWAEEHAPEIKEARARASADHDEMAVS
- a CDS encoding flagellar export protein FliJ — encoded protein: MKSRENLVRLKQFQVNEKRRQLLQLDMMIAEFERMAVELEAQIIAEEKKAGITDINHFAYPTFAKAARLRRDNLRNSQSDLAQQRSTAESLLGEAEAELSKAEMLESRDTKIRDAEIGGRSAMIG
- the ctrA gene encoding cell cycle two-component system response regulator CtrA; translated protein: MRVLLIEDDSATAQSIELMLKSESFNVYTTDLGEEGVDLGKLYDYDIILLDLNLPDMSGYEVLRTLRLSKVKTPILILSGMAGIEDKVRGLGFGADDYMTKPFHKDELVARIHAIVRRSKGHAQSVITTGDLVVNLDAKTVEVGGQRVHLTGKEYQMLELLSLRKGTTLTKEMFLNHLYGGMDEPELKIIDVFICKLRKKLDAASGGQNYIETVWGRGYVLREPEDIRVSA
- a CDS encoding response regulator yields the protein MKRCLFVDDSSVIRKVAKRILGGSDIIVVEASTGVEATEICADGMPDVIVIDGGLADVQAVDLIRRIRAMEAPIKPQILVSLVEVDVAAIMRAKRAGAQGYLLKPFNRAQLLESFRFLKIAA
- a CDS encoding histidine phosphotransferase family protein, with translation MAELFTLSAPDLAALLCSRVCHDIISPVGAINNGLELLDEGGADEDAMKLIRQSAKNASARLQFARIAFGAAGSAGMMIDTGDAEAVAIAFLKNEKPELVWNGSRALLPKNKVKLLLNLILVAHAAIPRGGKLVITLENLETEPRFSLSASGPMLRVPPKFLELHSGHKPEEPIDAHSVQPYYTLLLAREANMTISIHATPEEIVLTAA